Within Ipomoea triloba cultivar NCNSP0323 chromosome 9, ASM357664v1, the genomic segment atggaaactttcaacctgcgtctgaacccaagtaagtgtacttttgctgttcagacgggaaaattcttggggttcatgatgacggggCGGGGGATCGAGCCAAACCCCGAGAAGGTCAGAGCGATAATGGAGATGCAACCCCCCCGATCAGTCAAGGATGTTCAGCGACTGACCGGTCNNNNNNNNNNNNNNNNNNNNNNNNNNNNNNNNNNNNNNNNNNNNNNNNNNNNNNNNNNNNNNNNNNNNNNNNNNNNNNNNNNNNNNNNNNNNNNNNNNNNNNNNNNNNNNNNNNNNNNNNNNNNNNNNNNNNNNNNNNNNNNNNNNNNNNNNNNNNNNNNNNNNNNNNNNNNNNNNNNNNNNNNNNNNNNNNNNNNNNNNNNNNNNNNNNNNNNNNNNNNNNNNNNNNNNNNNNNNNNNNNNNNNNNNNNNNNNNNNNNNNNNNNNNNNNNNNNNNNNNNNNNNNNNNNNNNNNNNNNNNNNNNNNNNNNNNNNNNNNNNNNNNNNNNNNNNNNNNNNNNNNNNNNNNNNNNNNNNNNNNNNNNNNNNNNNNNNNNNNNNNNNNNNNNNNNNNNNNNNNNNNNNNNNNNNNNNNNNNNNNNNNNNNNNNNNNNNNNNNNNNNNNNNNNNNNNNNNNNNNNNNNNNNNNNNNNNNNNNNNNNNNNNNNNNNNNNNNNNNNNNNNNNNNNNNNNNNNNNNNNNNNNNNNNNNNNNNNNNNNNNNNNNNNNNNNNNNNNNNNNNNNNNNNNNNNNNNNNNNNNNNNNNNNNNNNNNNNNNNNNNNNNNNNNNNNNNNNNNNNNNNNNNNNNNNNNNNNNNNNNNNNNNNNNNNNNNNNNNNNNNNNNNNNNNNNNNNNNNNNNNNNNNNNNNNNNNNNNNNNNNNNNNNNNNNNNNNNNNNNNNNNNNNNNNNNNNNNNNNNNNNNNNNNNNNNNNNNNNNNNNNNNNNNNNNNNNNNNNNNNNNNNNNNNNNNNNNNNNNNNNNNNNNNNNNNNNNNNNNNNNNNNNNNNNNNNNNNNNNNNNNNNNNNNNNNNNNNNNNNNNNNNNNNNNNNNNNNNNNNNNNNNNNNNNNNNNNNNNNNNNNNNNNNNNNNNNNNNNNNNNNNNNNNNNNNNNNNNNNNNNNNNNNNNNNNNNNNNNNNNNNNNNNNNNNNNNNNNNNNNNNNNNNNNNNNNNNNNNNNNNNNNNNNNNNNNNNNNNNNNNNNNNNNNNNNNNNNNNNNNNNNNNNNNNNNNNNNNNNNNNNNNNNNNNNNNNNNNNNNNNNNNNNNNNNNNNNNNNNNNNNNNNNNNNNNNNNNNNNNNNNNNNNNNNNNNNNNNNNNNNNNNNNNNNNNNNNNNNNNNNNNNNNNNNNNNNNNNNNNNNNNNNNNNNNNNNNNNNNNNNNNNNNNNNNNNNNNNNNNNNNNNNNNNNNNNNNNNNNNNNNNNNNNNNNNNNNNNNNNNNNNNNNNNNNNNNNNNNNNNNNNNNNNNNNNNNNNNNNNNNNNNNNNNNNNNNNNNNNNNNNNNNNNNNNNNNNNNNNNNNNNNNNNNNNNNNNNNNNNNNNNNNNNNNNNNNNNNNNNNNNNNNNNNNNNNNNNNNNNNNNNNNNNNNNNNNNNNNNNNNNNNNNNNNNNNNNNNNNNNNNNNNNNNNNNNNNNNNNNNNNNNNNNNNNNNNNNNNNNNNNNNNNNNNNNNNNNNNNNNNNNNNNNNNNNNNNNNNNNNNNNNNNNNNNNNNNNNNNNNNNNNNNNNNNNNNNNNNNNNNNNNNNNNNNNNNNNNNNNNNNNNNNNNNNNNNNNNNNNNNNNNNNNNNNNNNNNNNNNNNNNNNNNNNNNNNNNNNNNNNNNNNNNNNNNNNNNNNNNNNNNNNNNNNNNNNNNNNNNNNNNNNNNNNNNNNNNNNNNNNNNNNNNNNNNNNNNNNNNNNNNNNNNNNNNNNNNNNNNNNNNNNNNNNNNNNNNNNNNNNNNNNNNNNNNNNNNNNNNNNNNNNNNNNNNNNNNNNNNNNNNNNNNNNNNNNNNNNNNNNNNNNNNNNNNNNNNNNNNNNNNNNNNNNNNNNNNNNNNNNNNNNNNNNNNNNNNNNNNNNNNNNNNNNNNNNNNNNNNNNNNNNNNNNNNNNNNNNNNNNNNNNNNNNNNNNNNNNNNNNNNNNNNNNNNNNNNNNNNNNNNNNNNNNNNNNNNNNNNNNNNNNNNNNNNNNNNNNNNNNNNNNNNNNNNNNNNNNNNNNNNNNNNNNNNNNNNNNNNNNNNNNNNNNNNNNNNNNNNNNNNNNNNNNNNNNNNNNNNNNNNNNNNNNNNNNNNNNNNNNNNNNNNNNNNNNNNNNNNNNNNNNNNNNNNNNNNNNNNNNNNNNNNNNNNNNNNNNNNNNNNNNNNNNNNNNNNNNNNNNNNNNNNNNNNNNNNNNNNNNNNNNNNNNNNNNNNNNNNNNNNNNNNNNNNNNNNNNNNNNNNNNNNNNNNNNNNNNNNNNNNNNNNNNNNNNNNNNNNNNNNNNNNNNNNNNNNNNNNNNNNNNNNNNNNNNNNNNNNNNNNNNNNNNNNNNNNNNNNNNNNNNNNNNNNNNNNNNNNNNNNNNNNNNNNNNNNNNNNNNNNNNNNNNNNNNNNNNNNNNNNNNNNNNNNNNNNNNNNNNNNNNNNNNNNNNNNNNNNNNNNNNNNNNNNNNNNNNNNNNNNNNNNNNNNNNNNNNNNNNNNNNNNNNNNNNNNNNNNNNNNNNNNNNNNNNNNNNNNNNNNNNNNNNNNNNNNNNNNNNNNNNNNNNNNNNNNNNNNNNNNNNNNNNNNNNNNNNAGCACAACACGGACCTCTTCCCAGTCGTCCGGAAGGGCAGCCTCCAGTGTGCGATACAAGTTTTGTTGCATCCCCTTTTTTCCCTTGTGGTATCCCCAGCCAGCCACCCTACGGAGCATCTTTGATATCACTGGATCATCCCGAAACATGTGGAATAGAGGTAGAGCAGCTTCCTCAGATGGGCACAGAGTAGAGAGCAGACCAGGTATTTTGGTCGGATGAGAGGCGAAATGAGCAATGGCGTCCCTGCGAAACTGATCGGATTTCGGATATTGCTTTAAAGATTCCTCCAACTGGGCCACCCGCGCGCGATAAGACTCAAGTTGGTTTTCCAAATCCCTCATCGTGGCTTTAAATGCTTGTGACTCTTCTTCCCGCTTCATGGCATATAGTTGACACCGCATGAATAGCTCGGTGCTTGTGTTTGCAACCTGCCACACGATCAcgcacaaataaaaaaaaaaaaaaaaaagaggatgtaGAGAGCCAGAACGATTGACAATCAGAGGAGAAATACGTACGTAGGATAAGTGTTGGGCCATCTTTGCGGCGACCTCTTCATTGGTATCACTGACGACACTCGCAGGTGGGGGGCCTAGCTCGGACAGTAGGTTGAACATTTTTGGTAGATCAGCCGTCCCACGAACAAGTGCACGTACGTGAGGGGGTCCTTCTTCCGCAAGTCGAGGCATCTCACGATTGGTTGCGAGTGTACTACCAGGAACCTTAGTTTCAACCTCAACCTCACTTAGAGGACGCTTGCCCAATGACGTAGAAGGAACTGGAGCGATAGAAGAACTAGACGGAGGGGGTCCAATGGGTAACTGGTCGGTCTCGTGGTGGTCAGATGGTGCGGACTTCCTTTTCAGAGTGATCTTCGATGATTGAGACTGATCAATACCGAATGACGACTTCCCCCCAGCACCTACAAATTCCTCAAGGTCAGGGTCAAGGTCCATTGCTAGATGACCTGCAAGATAAGTAACAAAACAAGTGAGGAATCAAAGGCAATAACAAAGCAGATTGCATAATGTCACACGTCCAACTCACCATCTGGGACAACCTGACGTTGAACCCCATACATCGGAGGGGGTAGATGAGCTGCAGCCAATGCCTCTGGAGAGTGATAATTATCCCAAGAATAGCACTCCGATGAAATCTTCTCGACTGCATCCTTGATCTCTAAAGTCTCAGGTGGTAGCACGCACTTGCGCATTCGACGAGACCACTCATTTTTGAAAGGCACCCCGTCTTTCAAAAACACTCGAAGAAACTTCCCCCTCCACTTACGGTTGTTATCAGGCAGACCAGAAACTTTTCCAAACAACCCGCGACATTGAATGATCACGAAGCTGGGGTGGCAATTCTTCCCCATAGTCTTTACAAGATGGAGGAAGTTGAACAAATCGATCGTGCAAGGAACTTGATGACGTGCACAAATTTGAGGGAAGCACGCAAGTATACGATGACCATTTGGCGCCACTTGGCTTGGAACTATGCcataataattcacaaaatcaaCAAGGAAAGGATCAAGGGGGATACGCATACCAGCTTTCAGCGAATCCAGATGGACACCTATCCATTTCTTGTAATGACAAGAAACGATGTTAGTCAGGCGTCGGTCAACCTCGTAACGGATCCCTTCTCCAATCAAatctgcaagttgctcctccTCCTTGGGAGATATTTCAACCGGAGTGGCAAAAGCTCCTTTGGGATCCAACTCGACGTAATCACCACTTGGCGTGATACTTTTGCTCGTCGAGGTTTCTTTCACCTTGCTCGAAGTGGAGTCGTCCGTTtggattttccttttcttcaaaagaatTTGTGAAGGGACAGATTGTGTGGGGGCGACAGGACGAGCCCTCACTTGTTGAGCATCGTCAGAACGATTCGGTGACCCACCCTCGGACACACAAAATTCATCCTCAAtcaaatcatcataatcatGGGCAAAAACGTTTTGGCTATCATCTTGCGACATGCTACACAAGTAAGGATGCGAGCAAATCAACAACAACGGTAAACCGTCAATATCAACAAGTAGTATGTTT encodes:
- the LOC116029590 gene encoding uncharacterized protein LOC116029590, whose protein sequence is MSQDDSQNVFAHDYDDLIEDEFCVSEGGSPNRSDDAQQVRARPVAPTQSVPSQILLKKRKIQTDDSTSSKVKETSTSKSITPSGDYVELDPKGAFATPVEISPKEEEQLADLIGEGIRYEVDRRLTNIVSCHYKKWIGVHLDSLKAGMRIPLDPFLVDFVNYYGIVPSQVAPNGHRILACFPQICARHQVPCTIDLFNFLHLVKTMGKNCHPSFVIIQCRGLFGKVSGLPDNNRKWRGKFLRVFLKDGVPFKNEWSRRMRKCVLPPETLEIKDAVEKISSECYSWDNYHSPEALAAAHLPPPMYGVQRQVVPDGHLAMDLDPDLEEFVGAGGKSSFGIDQSQSSKITLKRKSAPSDHHETDQLPIGPPPSSSSIAPVPSTSLGKRSW